Proteins found in one Drosophila innubila isolate TH190305 chromosome X, UK_Dinn_1.0, whole genome shotgun sequence genomic segment:
- the LOC117793827 gene encoding uncharacterized protein LOC117793827 codes for MCEVQRLLDELGQTFNKFKEMRRIEMLKAFNNVRCCECGHKLRLRNAQETATRRKQFTTNRLIIVCSILLLLITIFFIHLARQYNHVTAYGSGGCISTIFYASNDCEVHA; via the coding sequence atgtgtgAGGTACAAAGGCTATTGGATGAATTGGGACAGACATTTAACAAGTTCAAGGAAATGCGTCGCATTGAAATGCTAAAGGCATTTAATAATGTGCGATGCTGTGAATGTGGTCACAAGTTGCGACTTCGTAATGCCCAAGAAACGGCAACGAGAAGAAAACAATTCACCACAAATAGACTTATTATTGTCTGCTCAATATTACTGCTGCTTATCACCATATTCTTTATCCATTTGGCCAGGCAATATAATCATGTTACGGCTTATGGAAGCGGCGGTTGTAtctcaacaatattttatgcCTCCAACGATTGTGAAGTGCATGCTTAG